One Alicyclobacillus acidoterrestris DNA window includes the following coding sequences:
- a CDS encoding YheC/YheD family protein — protein MALNTKEVIELTRGRLNPSRMFLDKWQMYLALTHDAIQGLRIPYTLLMNQCTATRLEGQSAWYIKPVDTWGGHQIARCEQSGEHSWTLLHQTGRTLYYRRTQALLDHLHMLYHPLTTIVQQAAPIVTWQGRPFDIRVLCQRQSDAWLIAGTLARVAQTDSIVSNIGTGRGEVHETREILREIYPKTVKRRRVQNKLNQVSLKICHVLDTYASFDEVGIDYGLGAEGQLWLFEVNTNDRLGGPSHQLFAQLPDKTVYEQIEARAAESRRQWLSTLLSDLFFT, from the coding sequence TTGGCGCTGAACACGAAGGAGGTCATCGAACTGACACGCGGACGTCTCAATCCAAGCAGAATGTTCCTGGATAAATGGCAGATGTACCTCGCTTTGACGCACGACGCCATCCAGGGATTGCGAATTCCCTACACGCTCTTGATGAATCAATGCACAGCCACTCGGCTGGAAGGCCAGTCGGCTTGGTATATCAAGCCGGTGGACACTTGGGGCGGACACCAAATCGCTCGCTGTGAGCAATCTGGCGAACACAGCTGGACACTTCTTCACCAAACTGGACGAACCCTCTATTATCGCCGCACCCAAGCACTCCTTGACCACCTACACATGTTGTACCACCCATTGACCACGATTGTACAGCAGGCAGCGCCAATTGTAACTTGGCAAGGGAGGCCGTTTGACATTCGCGTATTGTGTCAGCGGCAATCTGATGCGTGGCTCATCGCAGGTACGCTCGCCCGCGTCGCCCAGACAGACAGTATCGTCTCGAATATCGGGACCGGACGCGGCGAAGTGCACGAAACCCGTGAAATCCTGCGCGAAATCTATCCAAAGACGGTAAAGCGACGCCGCGTACAAAACAAGCTGAACCAAGTCAGTCTGAAAATCTGTCATGTACTAGACACGTACGCGTCGTTTGACGAGGTCGGCATCGATTACGGACTGGGGGCAGAAGGACAACTTTGGCTATTTGAAGTCAATACCAACGACAGATTGGGGGGCCCCAGTCACCAACTGTTTGCGCAACTCCCCGACAAAACCGTTTACGAGCAAATCGAGGCGCGTGCCGCAGAGAGTCGCCGGCAATGGCTTTCGACATTGCTAAGTGATCTCTTTTTCACCTAA
- a CDS encoding late competence development ComFB family protein, producing MTVYNVTERLAKEMIASPEVQGVVQCSCAQCLDDILAIALNHLPARYVSTDQGGTYVKADYMHPQWQSDVLAELIRAAEVVGRQPHHGLLTGERV from the coding sequence ATGACGGTTTATAACGTGACTGAGAGATTGGCGAAAGAAATGATTGCTTCGCCGGAAGTTCAAGGTGTCGTTCAGTGCTCGTGTGCGCAGTGTTTAGACGATATATTGGCGATTGCGCTCAATCATTTGCCTGCGCGCTACGTGTCGACCGACCAAGGTGGGACTTATGTGAAAGCCGACTACATGCACCCACAGTGGCAATCTGACGTCTTGGCGGAATTGATTCGAGCGGCGGAGGTCGTTGGACGGCAGCCGCATCATGGGTTGTTGACTGGCGAAAGGGTGTAA
- the tadA gene encoding tRNA adenosine(34) deaminase TadA gives MYRTDDDFMRLALAQAQVARAQQEVPIGAIVVWNGEVVGEGYNLRETWRDPTAHAELIAIQSASRRLGAWRLTECDLYVTLEPCPMCAGAIMLSRIRRLIYGADDPKGGAVTSKLPLLEPGLWNHAPIITSGVLGQDCANILREFFKGMRERRKNLD, from the coding sequence ATGTACAGGACGGACGACGATTTCATGCGATTGGCACTCGCGCAAGCACAAGTGGCTCGCGCGCAACAAGAGGTGCCGATAGGCGCAATTGTCGTCTGGAATGGGGAAGTGGTTGGCGAAGGGTACAATTTGCGGGAGACGTGGCGGGATCCGACTGCGCATGCCGAATTGATTGCCATTCAATCGGCGAGCCGACGACTCGGTGCCTGGCGGTTGACGGAATGTGACCTGTATGTTACACTAGAGCCCTGTCCCATGTGTGCTGGTGCCATCATGTTGTCGCGCATACGACGTTTGATTTACGGTGCCGACGACCCCAAGGGTGGGGCAGTAACGTCGAAACTCCCCTTATTAGAGCCCGGATTATGGAACCACGCACCAATCATTACATCTGGCGTTTTAGGACAGGATTGTGCTAATATATTGAGGGAATTTTTCAAGGGAATGCGTGAACGGCGCAAGAACCTTGACTGA
- a CDS encoding two-component system sensor histidine kinase NtrB — MDQHSMFSVEPDLLPDTQLLNAGILYLAKYGTVAILNDISAELIGMPQATGSIVPLEMVLSEECDEYQILLHILNTECEYRDAVVRWEVGTDVRHVLMDTFTHQAADGQVQGMYIVMKDMGNFATLDQQTQRLERVATVGKVAAGIAHEIRNPLTTVKGFLQVLENRLHEGLMEEEVQYVEVMMSEIERVNTLVAELLLLSKPNRMDKRTFPMAELLNEIHPWIQANARERHVECLYDIPEGLTIFGDRDMLRQLLLHLIKNAVEAMDAQGSLAIGAKQVAGRTEIYISDTGPGIPYYLVDKIFDAFYTTKDKGTGLGLAICERIVADHGGTIRVASKGFGTTFTVSLPNETQSRTNLFLRRNAHSLSS; from the coding sequence ATGGATCAGCATTCGATGTTTTCCGTTGAACCGGATTTGTTGCCTGACACACAGCTTCTGAATGCAGGGATTCTATACTTAGCAAAATATGGTACAGTCGCCATTTTGAATGACATCTCGGCGGAATTGATAGGGATGCCGCAAGCGACCGGATCGATTGTTCCTCTGGAGATGGTCCTCTCTGAAGAATGTGATGAATATCAGATATTGCTGCACATTTTAAACACGGAATGCGAGTACCGGGATGCGGTCGTTCGTTGGGAAGTGGGTACGGATGTACGCCACGTGCTGATGGATACGTTCACGCATCAGGCCGCGGACGGCCAGGTACAGGGCATGTATATCGTGATGAAAGATATGGGGAATTTTGCGACGCTCGACCAACAGACGCAGCGGCTGGAGCGGGTGGCCACCGTAGGCAAGGTGGCTGCCGGTATCGCCCACGAGATTCGCAACCCGCTAACCACGGTGAAAGGCTTCTTACAAGTGTTGGAGAATCGCCTGCACGAAGGGTTGATGGAAGAAGAAGTCCAGTACGTGGAAGTGATGATGAGCGAAATCGAACGGGTGAATACGCTTGTCGCCGAATTGTTGCTTTTGTCGAAACCGAATCGAATGGATAAGCGGACGTTTCCGATGGCGGAACTGCTCAACGAGATCCACCCGTGGATTCAGGCGAACGCGCGCGAGCGTCATGTGGAGTGCCTGTACGACATACCGGAAGGTCTAACGATTTTTGGAGACCGGGATATGTTGCGGCAACTCTTACTTCATCTGATTAAGAATGCTGTAGAGGCCATGGACGCACAGGGGAGTCTCGCGATTGGCGCGAAGCAGGTCGCGGGTCGCACGGAGATTTACATTTCCGACACGGGGCCCGGAATTCCCTATTACCTGGTCGACAAGATCTTCGATGCATTTTACACGACGAAAGACAAGGGGACAGGGCTTGGATTGGCGATTTGCGAGCGAATTGTAGCTGATCATGGTGGAACCATCCGCGTCGCCTCCAAAGGCTTTGGCACGACGTTCACGGTGAGTTTGCCGAACGAAACCCAGTCGCGCACCAACCTGTTTTTGCGCAGGAACGCACACTCCTTATCCTCATGA
- the dnaX gene encoding DNA polymerase III subunit gamma/tau yields MSYQALYRIWRPQTFSNLMGQPHVRQTLSNAITSGKIAHAYLFCGPRGTGKTSAAKLFAKAVNCEHRNGAEPCNECSACVSITNGSNVDVEEIDAASNRGVDEIRELRDKVHYAPTTVKRKVYIVDEVHMLTTEAFNALLKTLEEPPAHVLFVLATTEAHKIPGTIVSRCQRFDFHRISPETIVERLQEVVAHQGWTCDVGALWKLAEAADGGMRDALGLLEQAAAFGQGTIDEAHVASVIGGVDTGELLALVSDLMDASYLEVLNRISSWYAGGKDASRIAFDLLQVLRDLFIVMLSPGDDALNGKPVAPYRSVTTKPTCSTNWLLSGVSKLGELYTQLRYVEQPRLALEATLMSIATAPKVSVAPASADVAAAVVQRKDEVTAAAPAPAAAALRDVQPPATTPDEAPKQSVERVATEEETVATKRRSRAAEQRISAAGRKRETLARLYRDRNPQVEAMVHERWPDILHKVKQDRIQSHAWLMHGEVAMATEFAVVLSFASRIHREAVMKPVDRRVIESAVSLMMEREMQIFALLKEDWDEFTASLARADDGPERAEQQDIVGRARALFGEDKVVVETKE; encoded by the coding sequence GTGTCCTACCAAGCACTCTATCGAATTTGGCGCCCCCAGACCTTTTCAAATTTAATGGGGCAACCGCATGTGCGCCAGACCTTATCGAACGCCATTACGTCTGGTAAGATTGCGCACGCTTACCTGTTTTGCGGCCCGCGCGGAACGGGGAAGACGAGTGCGGCCAAATTGTTTGCGAAGGCCGTGAATTGTGAGCATCGAAACGGCGCGGAGCCGTGTAACGAGTGTAGTGCGTGTGTGTCGATTACCAATGGATCGAACGTCGATGTCGAGGAAATCGACGCGGCATCCAACCGCGGTGTCGATGAGATTCGCGAGTTGCGCGATAAAGTCCATTACGCACCGACTACCGTAAAGCGTAAAGTTTATATTGTGGATGAAGTTCACATGCTGACCACAGAGGCGTTTAACGCGCTCTTAAAGACGCTCGAAGAGCCGCCAGCACACGTCTTGTTCGTGCTTGCGACGACGGAGGCGCACAAGATTCCGGGGACGATTGTATCGCGGTGTCAAAGGTTTGACTTTCACCGCATCTCACCGGAAACGATTGTCGAACGCCTACAGGAGGTCGTGGCGCACCAGGGCTGGACGTGTGATGTCGGCGCGCTGTGGAAATTGGCAGAGGCGGCAGACGGCGGGATGCGCGATGCCCTTGGGCTTTTGGAGCAAGCCGCTGCGTTTGGCCAGGGCACCATCGATGAGGCGCACGTGGCCAGTGTGATTGGCGGCGTCGACACGGGCGAACTGCTGGCATTGGTCAGCGACTTGATGGATGCCTCGTACTTAGAGGTGCTCAATCGAATTTCTTCGTGGTATGCCGGAGGCAAGGATGCGAGCCGCATTGCCTTCGACTTATTGCAAGTATTGCGCGATTTGTTTATTGTCATGCTATCTCCCGGTGACGATGCGCTGAACGGAAAACCCGTCGCCCCGTATCGATCCGTTACAACCAAGCCCACTTGCAGCACAAACTGGCTGCTTTCGGGCGTCTCCAAGTTGGGAGAACTGTATACTCAGCTGCGCTATGTGGAACAACCTCGGTTGGCCTTAGAGGCAACTTTGATGTCGATTGCCACTGCGCCAAAGGTGAGTGTCGCGCCTGCATCGGCCGATGTAGCGGCTGCGGTGGTTCAACGGAAAGACGAGGTTACGGCGGCAGCGCCGGCGCCTGCGGCAGCGGCGTTACGGGATGTCCAGCCGCCTGCCACTACACCAGACGAAGCGCCTAAGCAAAGTGTTGAACGGGTGGCGACGGAAGAAGAGACGGTTGCAACGAAGCGGCGTTCACGGGCGGCTGAACAGCGAATCTCCGCTGCAGGGCGCAAACGAGAGACACTTGCGCGATTGTATCGGGATAGGAATCCGCAGGTGGAGGCGATGGTTCACGAGCGCTGGCCGGATATCCTGCACAAAGTCAAACAGGATCGTATTCAGTCGCACGCCTGGTTGATGCATGGCGAGGTTGCGATGGCCACGGAATTTGCCGTCGTGCTGTCGTTTGCGAGCCGCATTCACCGCGAGGCGGTGATGAAGCCGGTAGATAGACGGGTGATAGAATCTGCGGTATCGCTCATGATGGAACGCGAGATGCAGATTTTTGCACTCTTGAAGGAAGATTGGGACGAGTTTACTGCATCGCTGGCCCGAGCGGACGACGGCCCTGAGCGGGCAGAGCAACAGGATATTGTCGGTCGAGCACGTGCGTTATTCGGCGAGGATAAAGTGGTTGTAGAAACGAAGGAGTGA
- a CDS encoding YbaB/EbfC family nucleoid-associated protein, which yields MKNMNQLMRQAKKMQEEIMKAQEALGERTVEGTAGGGAVKLVMNGHKELLSVEINPDVAGDVEMLQDLILAAFQDVNQKVTELTESEMGKYTKGMNIPGLF from the coding sequence ATGAAAAATATGAATCAGTTGATGCGACAGGCGAAGAAAATGCAAGAGGAAATTATGAAGGCGCAGGAAGCCTTGGGTGAGCGCACGGTGGAGGGCACGGCCGGCGGTGGTGCGGTGAAGTTGGTGATGAACGGGCACAAGGAGCTTTTGTCCGTTGAAATTAACCCGGATGTTGCGGGGGATGTGGAAATGCTGCAGGATTTGATTCTAGCCGCATTTCAGGATGTCAATCAAAAGGTGACGGAATTGACGGAGTCGGAGATGGGCAAGTACACAAAGGGCATGAATATCCCGGGACTGTTCTAA
- the recR gene encoding recombination mediator RecR has protein sequence MWGYPEPVSRMIEQFMKLPGIGPKTAARLAFHVMGMDQKDVDEFAKALKDIKTKLTECAICCNITETSPCSICADPRRDKLVICVVGEPRDVVAMERTHEYNGTYHVLHGAISPMEGIGPQDIRIKELVTRIGQEDIDEVILATNPNVEGEATAMYISRLLKPFSLKITRIAHGLPVGGDLEYADEVTLAKALEGRRTL, from the coding sequence ATGTGGGGCTATCCAGAACCTGTTTCGCGCATGATTGAACAGTTTATGAAGTTGCCAGGCATCGGGCCGAAGACAGCGGCCCGACTTGCGTTTCACGTGATGGGGATGGACCAAAAGGACGTCGATGAATTCGCCAAGGCTTTGAAGGATATCAAAACAAAATTGACGGAGTGCGCCATCTGCTGCAATATCACGGAAACGAGTCCTTGTTCGATTTGTGCTGATCCGCGCCGCGACAAACTGGTCATTTGTGTCGTTGGCGAACCGCGAGATGTCGTCGCTATGGAGCGCACACACGAGTACAACGGTACCTACCACGTACTGCACGGCGCCATCTCACCGATGGAGGGAATTGGCCCGCAAGATATTCGGATTAAGGAACTGGTGACGCGGATTGGTCAGGAAGATATCGATGAAGTGATTTTGGCGACCAACCCAAACGTCGAGGGCGAAGCGACCGCGATGTATATCTCGCGTTTGCTTAAGCCATTTTCTTTGAAGATCACGCGGATTGCACACGGTCTACCAGTCGGTGGCGATTTGGAGTATGCCGACGAGGTCACGCTCGCCAAAGCCCTGGAGGGTCGGCGAACGCTCTAG
- a CDS encoding YaaL family protein, translated as MTSSQLPIEAQAITGVPSSSDSRTHQETLPPSHQLDLSRFDKQSFLTEILKSRRELMIARQQFEQVSDPLLIDHIVFRISAAERQLNFLFRLARENGVSFDGIQWQWRDETWQVD; from the coding sequence ATGACGTCGTCGCAATTACCAATAGAGGCGCAGGCCATCACCGGCGTGCCTAGTTCGTCCGACTCCCGCACACACCAAGAGACCCTTCCTCCAAGCCATCAGCTAGATTTGTCGCGGTTTGACAAACAGTCGTTTCTCACAGAAATCCTGAAGAGTCGCCGCGAGCTTATGATAGCGAGACAACAATTTGAGCAGGTCTCTGATCCGCTACTGATTGACCATATCGTATTTCGCATCAGCGCGGCCGAGCGTCAGTTGAACTTCTTGTTCCGGTTGGCCCGGGAAAACGGCGTTTCATTTGATGGGATACAGTGGCAGTGGCGAGACGAGACATGGCAGGTCGACTAG
- a CDS encoding pro-sigmaK processing inhibitor BofA family protein, with the protein MHIPAMWLWVGVIVIVAFLIGQFFRKPGTVAWLIVRNCALGCLFVFAVNWVGTYLHFHLPFNPITALTAGFLGLPGIAALVALKLWVFAG; encoded by the coding sequence ATGCATATTCCGGCCATGTGGTTGTGGGTCGGCGTCATTGTCATCGTTGCATTTTTAATCGGTCAGTTCTTTCGCAAGCCGGGAACGGTCGCATGGCTGATTGTACGGAACTGTGCGCTGGGATGTCTGTTTGTGTTCGCGGTGAACTGGGTGGGGACGTATCTTCACTTTCATCTGCCGTTCAACCCAATTACGGCGCTCACTGCCGGATTTTTAGGTTTGCCCGGCATCGCAGCGCTGGTCGCGCTCAAGCTCTGGGTGTTTGCGGGGTAG
- a CDS encoding putative polysaccharide biosynthesis protein gives MSRTGSSNLARGASLYVICVALAKVLGLVWIIPVTALIGGAGLGIYSNAYSVYNILQQLATSGFPLAMGKLISERRATGDRAIVEHIYRVTMRSLMVFSVIAFLLMWFGAPLFAHLISFKDPKASIAQNVPSIHAVSLMLLVIPAMSGLRGYLQGFQQLSGPAYSQTVEQLFRVIAMVVGAYLVVNQWGLSKSVEGAAAATFGGFVGGVAGLVLLIVTVRPLRRTERAYGYEESPFRDSQILRMVYRLAIPVSLGGLVVPIANLVDSWTVTNLLQSVGQTFQEATANYGILTRQAMYLVQLPMAFAYAIGVSVLPAVSAAKASQNHVKIQESIVFTLRSMFLISFPTAAVLLVLSRAINESIFGASAGWSIISTVSFMSIFSSLELISTYILQGLGKMYRPVRNMFLGVAIKTGFNFILILVLHSVIGAALATTIGYLVSSALNIMAVKKYGQVHFSVRRIMRPFLLASVILVAFLFVVNALAHMTLVDVFGDRRFIYVLQLLIAGGLGAVVYLYTIIRTGALRTDELQSVPGVGRYLSKFGRRIARTQRKTPARTRAKRRR, from the coding sequence GTGAGTCGAACAGGTTCGTCGAACCTCGCCCGTGGAGCCTCTTTATATGTTATCTGTGTCGCACTCGCGAAGGTCTTGGGCCTTGTGTGGATTATCCCTGTCACGGCACTGATTGGTGGCGCCGGTCTTGGCATCTACTCCAATGCCTATTCTGTCTACAACATCCTTCAACAGCTTGCGACCAGTGGATTTCCGCTCGCCATGGGCAAGCTTATCAGCGAACGGCGCGCCACTGGTGACCGGGCTATCGTTGAGCATATTTATCGTGTGACCATGCGGTCCCTGATGGTTTTCAGCGTGATAGCTTTTTTACTGATGTGGTTTGGCGCACCGCTGTTTGCGCATCTGATTTCATTTAAAGACCCAAAGGCGTCCATTGCACAGAACGTCCCCTCGATTCACGCGGTGTCCTTGATGCTCCTCGTGATTCCTGCCATGAGCGGACTGCGTGGATACCTACAAGGATTTCAGCAACTTTCCGGCCCTGCCTACTCGCAGACAGTGGAGCAGCTATTCCGCGTCATTGCGATGGTGGTCGGCGCGTATCTCGTGGTCAATCAGTGGGGGTTAAGCAAGAGTGTGGAGGGCGCTGCCGCTGCGACTTTCGGCGGCTTTGTCGGCGGTGTCGCTGGACTCGTTCTACTGATTGTGACCGTGCGCCCGCTGCGCCGCACAGAGCGCGCATACGGCTATGAAGAGAGTCCATTCCGCGACAGCCAAATTTTGCGCATGGTCTACCGCCTGGCCATTCCGGTCAGCTTGGGTGGGCTCGTCGTGCCGATTGCAAACTTGGTCGATTCTTGGACTGTGACCAATTTGCTGCAAAGCGTTGGCCAGACCTTTCAAGAAGCCACCGCAAATTACGGCATTCTCACGCGTCAGGCAATGTATCTCGTGCAACTGCCGATGGCGTTCGCGTATGCGATTGGCGTTTCTGTGTTACCCGCAGTATCCGCCGCCAAGGCAAGTCAAAATCACGTAAAGATTCAAGAGAGCATTGTCTTTACCCTGCGCAGTATGTTTCTCATCAGCTTCCCGACGGCGGCTGTTCTCCTGGTTCTCAGCCGCGCAATCAACGAGTCAATTTTTGGCGCGTCGGCAGGCTGGTCGATTATTTCAACCGTTTCGTTCATGAGTATCTTCTCAAGTCTTGAATTGATTTCAACCTATATCCTGCAAGGGCTCGGCAAAATGTATCGCCCCGTGCGGAATATGTTTCTCGGAGTCGCTATCAAGACAGGTTTCAACTTCATTTTGATTCTCGTGTTGCACTCGGTGATTGGTGCGGCGTTGGCGACGACGATTGGTTACTTGGTGTCGTCGGCGCTCAATATCATGGCCGTCAAAAAGTACGGACAGGTGCATTTCTCTGTCCGCAGAATCATGAGGCCGTTCTTGCTGGCTTCTGTCATCCTGGTCGCATTCCTGTTCGTAGTCAACGCGCTTGCGCACATGACGTTGGTCGACGTGTTTGGAGACAGGCGGTTCATCTATGTCCTTCAGTTGCTCATTGCGGGCGGGCTTGGCGCTGTGGTGTATCTGTACACCATTATCAGAACAGGTGCACTGCGCACGGATGAACTTCAGTCGGTTCCAGGTGTCGGCAGGTATTTGAGCAAGTTTGGCCGCCGTATCGCTAGAACACAACGAAAAACCCCCGCACGTACCCGAGCAAAAAGAAGAAGGTAG
- the ytaF gene encoding sporulation membrane protein YtaF yields the protein MISSILTMAALAVAANLDNAGVGIAYGVRNIQISSAANLLVAVISGIATILSGWVGRLMSHYIHPSVASYIGGGVMFAVGIWVLSEPLRAKRKERKKRQSGVIGRILEDPAAADFDQSQTISLTEATVLGAALAMNAFAGGFDAGVTHLNVWWTGLFVAIISYVLLGFSAFFGRRYAARALGKHATLCAGLLLLAIGVHQIW from the coding sequence GTGATATCCAGTATTTTGACAATGGCAGCCCTCGCTGTCGCGGCAAATTTGGATAATGCCGGAGTCGGAATTGCATATGGTGTGCGCAATATTCAAATCTCCTCGGCCGCGAACCTTCTCGTCGCCGTGATTTCGGGCATTGCGACGATTTTATCGGGATGGGTAGGCCGCTTGATGAGCCACTATATTCATCCGTCCGTCGCATCATACATCGGCGGTGGCGTGATGTTTGCGGTGGGGATATGGGTACTGAGCGAACCGCTGCGTGCCAAGCGCAAAGAACGCAAAAAACGGCAATCTGGCGTCATCGGCCGAATTCTCGAAGACCCGGCGGCCGCTGATTTTGACCAGTCACAGACGATCAGTTTGACGGAAGCGACCGTGCTCGGCGCCGCGTTGGCTATGAATGCCTTCGCCGGTGGATTCGATGCGGGTGTTACACACTTAAACGTATGGTGGACGGGATTGTTTGTCGCGATTATATCGTACGTCTTGCTGGGGTTCTCCGCATTTTTTGGCCGCCGTTACGCAGCTCGGGCGCTTGGTAAACACGCGACGTTGTGTGCCGGATTGCTACTATTGGCCATCGGGGTTCATCAAATTTGGTAG
- a CDS encoding sigma factor G inhibitor Gin, translated as MSDLEKQVATDSSCIICHLEKPHGIRICGQFICTDCERDIVHSEVNDAHYQHYVTEMKRIWLSAQSTYTETP; from the coding sequence GTGAGTGATTTGGAGAAGCAGGTTGCGACAGATTCATCCTGTATTATCTGTCATCTAGAAAAGCCCCATGGGATCCGCATTTGCGGTCAATTTATCTGCACCGACTGCGAGCGCGACATTGTGCACTCCGAGGTGAACGATGCGCATTATCAACACTATGTCACAGAGATGAAGCGCATCTGGTTATCCGCACAATCAACCTATACAGAAACGCCATAG
- a CDS encoding aminotransferase class I/II-fold pyridoxal phosphate-dependent enzyme, with product MRDREVWTPIIDQLIAHAMREKVSLHVPGHHQGRTLFGPLAQWLGQATKWDVTELPGLDNLHHATGCIRASQARAAAHYGADHCFYSVNGATACVMAAIAASVQATGRNQVVILGPCHMSAWRGLVYADAGAVFVPSPWRQDIMTFGPPDPVQLANQLAQMRDVAAVFVTSPTYQGVVAPVAEIARVAHAYGVPLIVDEAHGAHLGLIDAFPRHSVEQGADIVIQSPHKTLPCLTQAAWVHVSGPLVEARLVEERLLFLETTSPSYLLLASLDGAQAWLHTEGAEAAQRTFECLQQYRSANAPIGVETDPMREWIPTGSANESQRLETMLQQRGIFVEFADATGVLAMFGFSQPAYEYGKFFEVLEAWRQQRAPATTDFALVAELYQLAGRTRVVLSPSEVARHRRVAVPIGQAAGRILATPVAPYPPGVPALWPGQEISQTLVDSLTAWLQLGGTVVGIDEQCQLEVIE from the coding sequence TTGCGAGATAGAGAAGTTTGGACACCCATTATCGACCAATTGATTGCGCACGCGATGCGCGAAAAAGTTTCCTTGCACGTACCAGGGCATCATCAGGGTCGCACGCTCTTCGGCCCGCTTGCACAGTGGTTGGGACAGGCTACCAAATGGGACGTGACTGAGTTGCCCGGCCTCGATAATCTGCATCACGCCACTGGCTGTATTCGGGCGTCACAGGCGCGTGCTGCAGCGCATTATGGGGCAGATCATTGTTTTTATAGCGTGAATGGTGCCACGGCGTGTGTCATGGCGGCCATTGCCGCGAGTGTACAAGCCACAGGGCGAAATCAAGTCGTCATCCTTGGACCATGCCACATGAGTGCCTGGCGGGGGCTTGTTTACGCCGATGCCGGCGCCGTGTTTGTGCCAAGCCCTTGGCGGCAGGATATCATGACCTTTGGGCCGCCGGATCCGGTACAGTTAGCGAATCAGTTGGCACAAATGCGCGATGTCGCGGCGGTTTTTGTCACGTCCCCGACATATCAGGGCGTTGTGGCGCCGGTTGCTGAGATTGCACGCGTCGCCCACGCATACGGTGTGCCGCTGATTGTCGATGAAGCGCACGGGGCGCATTTGGGGTTGATTGACGCCTTTCCGCGCCACAGCGTGGAGCAAGGGGCGGATATTGTGATTCAGAGTCCGCATAAGACGCTTCCTTGCTTGACGCAGGCGGCGTGGGTACACGTCAGCGGGCCGTTGGTCGAAGCCAGGCTGGTTGAAGAGCGCTTGTTGTTTCTCGAGACGACCAGTCCGTCCTATCTGCTTCTCGCGTCGCTGGACGGGGCGCAGGCGTGGTTGCACACAGAGGGCGCAGAAGCAGCGCAGCGGACATTCGAGTGCCTTCAACAGTACCGGAGTGCCAATGCGCCAATCGGGGTGGAAACCGACCCGATGCGGGAGTGGATTCCGACGGGATCGGCAAACGAGAGCCAAAGGCTTGAGACGATGCTGCAACAGCGTGGCATCTTCGTCGAGTTTGCAGATGCCACCGGCGTCCTCGCGATGTTCGGCTTCTCACAGCCCGCCTATGAATATGGAAAATTTTTTGAGGTCCTGGAGGCGTGGCGTCAGCAGCGTGCACCAGCGACCACAGATTTTGCGCTGGTCGCAGAACTTTATCAGCTCGCGGGAAGGACGCGTGTTGTCCTCTCGCCAAGTGAAGTCGCGCGGCACAGACGTGTGGCCGTGCCTATCGGTCAGGCAGCAGGGCGCATTCTCGCGACGCCGGTCGCGCCGTATCCGCCGGGCGTGCCCGCGTTGTGGCCGGGCCAGGAGATTAGCCAGACGCTCGTCGACTCGCTTACGGCGTGGTTGCAGCTTGGCGGGACGGTAGTAGGAATTGACGAACAGTGCCAGTTGGAGGTCATCGAGTGA